The stretch of DNA AGCGGCGACCTGTGGCCCGACTCCTGGCACTGGTCGAACTACAAGGAGGTCTTCGAGACGCCGGGCTTCCTCGGCTGGTGGCGCAACTCCCTCATGTACGCGGGCCTCGGCACCCTCTTCACCGTCTGCTCGGCGATCCCCGTGGCGTACGCGCTCGCCAAGTTCCGCTTCCGCGGCCGGCGCACCGCGATGCTGCTCGTCATCTCGACGATGATGCTTCCGCCGCAGGTCATCGTGATCCCGATGTATCTGGTCTGGGCGCAGCAGTTCCATCTGTCGGGCACGCTCTGGCCGTTGATCATCCCGATGGCGTTCGGCGACGCGTACTCGATCTTCCTGCTGAGGCAGTTCCTCCTGACCATCCCCAAGGAGTACATCGAGTCGGCGAAGGTCGACGGCTGCGGAGAGTTCCGCACGATGGTCAAGATCGTCGTGCCGATGGCCAAGCCCGGCATCGCCGCCATCGCGCTCTTCCAGTTCTTCTACTGCTGGAACGACTACTTCGGTCCGCAGATCTACGCCGCCCAGAACCCCGGTGCCTGGACACTGAGTTACGGCCTCGAATCCTTCAAGAGTGCCCACGCCGTCAACTGGAACATGA from Streptomyces sp. BA2 encodes:
- a CDS encoding carbohydrate ABC transporter permease — translated: MTSTTLTAPTAPAATSKQRGPAAARARRKRILHWIAVHSVAIAVALLFVLPFVFVFLTSVMSDSQAMSGDLWPDSWHWSNYKEVFETPGFLGWWRNSLMYAGLGTLFTVCSAIPVAYALAKFRFRGRRTAMLLVISTMMLPPQVIVIPMYLVWAQQFHLSGTLWPLIIPMAFGDAYSIFLLRQFLLTIPKEYIESAKVDGCGEFRTMVKIVVPMAKPGIAAIALFQFFYCWNDYFGPQIYAAQNPGAWTLSYGLESFKSAHAVNWNMTMAATLLVMAPVILVFFFAQKAFVEGVTLTGVKG